Proteins encoded by one window of Primulina huaijiensis isolate GDHJ02 chromosome 1, ASM1229523v2, whole genome shotgun sequence:
- the LOC140980071 gene encoding uncharacterized protein isoform X2, whose translation MEDWEDDHIPDLLKKQTKNNWDDEDLEDDGVKDSWEDEDEPAPTPKAEPSPEKVPKNPTAKLGEKKGITFETTAEASLDSVEKKLRQQRLVEEADYKSTEELFAKKGDEKTLDNFIPKTESDLAEYAELISYKLRPYEKSYHYIGLLKAVMRLSLTSLRGADAKEVASSVTAVANEKIKTEKEATGGKKKTVGKKKHLQHVGKPDDDVVADAYDDYDGYDFM comes from the exons ATGGAGGACTggg AAGATGATCATATTCCTGATCTTCTTAAGAAGCAAACTAAGAATAATTGGGACGATGAAGATTTGGAAGATGATGGTGTGAAGGACTCTTGGGAAGATGAAGATGAGCCTGCTCCA ACACCTAAAGCTGAGCCTTCTCCCGAGAAGGTTCCTAAGAATCCTACCGCAAAATTGggtgaaaagaaaggtataactTTTGAAACTACCGCGGAGGCATCATTAGATTCTGTAGAGAAAAAACTTCGCCAACAGAG GCTTGTTGAAGAAGCTGACTACAAGTCCACTGAAGAATTGTTTGCCAAGAAGGGCGATGAAAAGACGCTCGATAATTTTATACCCAAAACTGAAAGTGACTTGGCAGAATATGCAGAACTAATATCCTATAAGCTTCGTCCCTATGAGAAAAGCTATCATTATATTGGGTTGCTAAAAGCTGTAATGAGACTATCCTTGACTTCTTTGCGAGGAGCAGATGCCAAAGAAGTCGCCTCATCCGTGACTGCAGTTGCAaatgagaaaataaaaacagaaaaagaaGCTACTGGAGGCAAAAAGAAGACGGTTGGAAAGAAGAAACATCTGCAGCATGTGGGCAAACCAGACGATGACGTTGTCGCTGATGCTTATGATGATTATGATGGCTATGACTTTATGTGA
- the LOC140980071 gene encoding uncharacterized protein isoform X1 — MEDWEDDHIPDLLKKQTKNNWDDEDLEDDGVKDSWEDEDEPAPTQTPKAEPSPEKVPKNPTAKLGEKKGITFETTAEASLDSVEKKLRQQRLVEEADYKSTEELFAKKGDEKTLDNFIPKTESDLAEYAELISYKLRPYEKSYHYIGLLKAVMRLSLTSLRGADAKEVASSVTAVANEKIKTEKEATGGKKKTVGKKKHLQHVGKPDDDVVADAYDDYDGYDFM, encoded by the exons ATGGAGGACTggg AAGATGATCATATTCCTGATCTTCTTAAGAAGCAAACTAAGAATAATTGGGACGATGAAGATTTGGAAGATGATGGTGTGAAGGACTCTTGGGAAGATGAAGATGAGCCTGCTCCA ACTCAGACACCTAAAGCTGAGCCTTCTCCCGAGAAGGTTCCTAAGAATCCTACCGCAAAATTGggtgaaaagaaaggtataactTTTGAAACTACCGCGGAGGCATCATTAGATTCTGTAGAGAAAAAACTTCGCCAACAGAG GCTTGTTGAAGAAGCTGACTACAAGTCCACTGAAGAATTGTTTGCCAAGAAGGGCGATGAAAAGACGCTCGATAATTTTATACCCAAAACTGAAAGTGACTTGGCAGAATATGCAGAACTAATATCCTATAAGCTTCGTCCCTATGAGAAAAGCTATCATTATATTGGGTTGCTAAAAGCTGTAATGAGACTATCCTTGACTTCTTTGCGAGGAGCAGATGCCAAAGAAGTCGCCTCATCCGTGACTGCAGTTGCAaatgagaaaataaaaacagaaaaagaaGCTACTGGAGGCAAAAAGAAGACGGTTGGAAAGAAGAAACATCTGCAGCATGTGGGCAAACCAGACGATGACGTTGTCGCTGATGCTTATGATGATTATGATGGCTATGACTTTATGTGA